One genomic window of Sulfuricurvum sp. IAE1 includes the following:
- a CDS encoding Gfo/Idh/MocA family protein gives MKNFALIGAAGYIAPRHMKAIKETGNTLIAALDKYDGIGIMDSHFPQAHFFTEFERFDRFIDKWHREHDKRIEYIAITTPNYLHDSHIRFALKSGAHAICEKPLVLNPHNLDQLKVIEEETGKKVYNILQLRLHDSIIALKNKIAAELEADPTRIYDIDLTYLTSRGRWYFVSWKGDEAKSGGIASNIGVHFFDMLSWIFGPVEENVVHLKQPDANAGYMKLKNARVRWFLSVNYDYIPETVKASGKTTYRSITVNGEEFEFSEGFTDLHTTSYRHILQGGGFGLEEARNSINIVSTIRNLPALGLEGEYHPFCRKVLG, from the coding sequence ATGAAAAACTTCGCCCTGATCGGAGCGGCGGGCTATATCGCTCCGCGCCACATGAAGGCGATCAAGGAGACGGGCAACACTCTCATCGCCGCTCTCGACAAATACGACGGGATCGGGATCATGGACAGCCATTTTCCGCAGGCCCACTTCTTTACCGAGTTCGAGCGGTTCGACCGCTTCATCGACAAATGGCACCGCGAACACGACAAACGGATCGAGTACATCGCGATCACTACCCCCAATTATCTCCATGACAGCCATATCCGCTTCGCCCTCAAAAGCGGCGCCCACGCTATCTGCGAGAAACCGCTCGTCCTCAATCCCCACAACCTCGACCAGCTCAAGGTCATCGAGGAAGAGACGGGTAAAAAAGTCTACAACATCCTCCAGCTGCGCCTGCACGACTCCATCATCGCGCTCAAAAACAAGATCGCCGCTGAGCTTGAAGCCGATCCGACCCGTATCTACGACATCGATCTCACCTACCTCACCAGCCGGGGACGATGGTATTTTGTCAGCTGGAAAGGCGACGAAGCCAAAAGCGGCGGGATCGCCTCCAACATCGGGGTCCATTTCTTCGACATGCTCAGCTGGATTTTCGGTCCGGTCGAGGAGAACGTCGTCCACCTCAAACAGCCCGACGCGAACGCGGGATACATGAAACTCAAAAACGCCCGGGTCCGGTGGTTTCTGAGCGTCAACTACGACTACATCCCCGAAACGGTGAAAGCCTCGGGGAAAACGACCTACCGCAGCATCACGGTCAACGGCGAAGAGTTCGAGTTCAGCGAAGGGTTCACCGACCTCCACACGACCAGTTACCGCCATATCCTGCAAGGAGGCGGTTTCGGCCTGGAGGAGGCGCGCAATTCGATCAACATCGTCTCGACGATCCGTAATCTCCCCGCTTTGGGGCTGGAGGGGGAATACCACCCCTTTTGCCGGAAGGTACTGGGATAA
- a CDS encoding DapH/DapD/GlmU-related protein, with the protein MAPFFAHPSSYIDEGVQIGDNTKIWHFSHILSGTEIGENCSFGQNCVVGPKVKIGNGVKVQNNVSVYEGVECEDDVFLGPSMVFTNVINPRAFIVRREEFKKTFLKRGCSVGANATIVCGVTIGEYALIGSGAVVNRDVRPYALMVGVPARQIGWVSRAGNTLSFDENGIAIDPYDNSRYILENDQLKELP; encoded by the coding sequence ATGGCGCCCTTTTTTGCCCACCCCTCGAGCTACATCGACGAAGGGGTTCAGATCGGCGATAACACCAAAATCTGGCACTTCAGCCATATCCTCTCAGGTACTGAAATCGGCGAAAACTGCTCCTTCGGCCAAAACTGCGTCGTAGGGCCGAAGGTGAAAATCGGCAACGGCGTCAAAGTTCAAAACAATGTCAGCGTGTATGAAGGGGTGGAGTGCGAAGACGACGTCTTCCTCGGCCCCAGCATGGTGTTCACCAACGTCATCAATCCCAGAGCTTTCATCGTACGTCGCGAAGAGTTCAAAAAAACCTTCCTCAAGCGCGGGTGCAGCGTCGGCGCGAACGCAACGATCGTCTGCGGCGTCACGATCGGCGAATACGCCCTCATCGGCAGCGGTGCGGTGGTCAACCGCGACGTCAGACCCTACGCGCTGATGGTGGGGGTCCCGGCGCGCCAGATCGGCTGGGTGAGCCGCGCGGGCAACACCCTCTCCTTCGATGAAAACGGGATCGCTATCGACCCTTACGACAACAGCCGCTATATCCTCGAAAACGACCAATTAAAAGAGCTTCCATGA